One Echinicola strongylocentroti DNA window includes the following coding sequences:
- a CDS encoding glycoside hydrolase family 2 TIM barrel-domain containing protein, translating to MEDNPAYSSDVFLEEEGKNINIPHDWAFNNGISKTGSQTDKGGYYSGGVAWYQRLFETPEDLGDQYLYLEFDGVYRNSEVWVNGHYLGKRPYGYISFRYEISDYLHEGENLIAVRVDNSEEPSARWYHPCGIYAPVRLITKSPDHILPLGVFSTSSFSGSGEATVNTEVTIGLQEKNTSQMTLETVLLNKNGEVEGRKEQIITKEGKDTVSYVSDIQVPSPVLWEPDSPYLYTLVTRLKSQNDVLDEVKTQIGIREVEWTSKEGFFLNGQQTKLRGVCEHWEGGPVGGAWTKPLMRWKLGLLKEMGVNAIRTAHNPYPPFFYDLCDEMGLMVMDEVFDGWKKKAPFDYGSQDFVEWWERDLTEWIKRDRNHPSVIIWSVGNETNGPVGADIVAQCHALDSTRLVTSGHSGSQFMDVHGVNGHSEKMSFYDEDHPDKAFIATEAPHTWQTRGYYRTQSWFRDGYPNDRQTPFPLPDLTEEEIFHYEWAAPSQWANHKQHFNSSYDNATVRISARKNWELMRDLPWYSGHFRWTGFDYYGEAGYVHGGWPFRLFMSGALDVAGFKKDLFYFYQSQWTEEPMVHIFPHWTHPTMTEGTKIPVWVYSNADEVELFLNGQSLGKDKPGSQWDEMQCEWMVPYASGRLTAKAYIDGQVVAQQEYHTAGAPVLIAVEVEDNYLDAAKDRTAIVTALIQDEEGAFYPYGENTLYYHLGGDARLLSLENGDPVDTTKTYDVASKKAFMGLSNAFWAWEDGDGSGQELTIGAILGEKQLLTSAEAAIDVKTISLDGNAVDKDLRVFYTTDGTSPDTGSMKYTQPFKVSLGMTVKAIVVEGNTTILEMEETFGQDLGLYWGDGKEADNEALQGMPAVDAEYTGAVPRNAAGNAYLDFRGKEGTVTWYQENDGSAGMFDFEFYYASGDKNSNRPMDLYINGQKVTTMIFKNSGSWNSGWKKIQKAYPLKAGANEIELRTTGQSGPNILMLDVR from the coding sequence ATGGAAGATAACCCGGCTTATTCTTCTGATGTCTTTTTGGAAGAGGAGGGGAAAAACATCAACATCCCCCATGATTGGGCCTTTAATAACGGTATCTCCAAAACGGGAAGCCAAACAGATAAAGGGGGGTACTACAGTGGAGGTGTAGCATGGTATCAAAGGCTGTTCGAAACGCCAGAAGATCTAGGGGATCAATACCTCTATTTGGAGTTTGACGGAGTCTACAGAAATAGTGAGGTTTGGGTGAATGGACATTACCTCGGTAAGCGCCCATACGGCTATATCAGTTTCAGGTATGAGATTTCTGATTACCTCCACGAGGGAGAAAACCTGATTGCTGTAAGGGTGGACAACTCCGAAGAGCCCTCGGCCAGATGGTACCATCCCTGCGGAATCTATGCTCCTGTGCGTTTAATAACCAAGTCGCCGGACCATATTTTGCCACTTGGGGTGTTTTCTACTTCCAGTTTCAGTGGATCAGGAGAAGCTACAGTAAATACCGAAGTGACTATTGGTTTACAGGAAAAAAACACGTCACAGATGACCCTAGAGACGGTACTACTGAATAAAAATGGAGAGGTAGAAGGAAGGAAAGAGCAGATAATAACCAAGGAGGGGAAGGATACGGTCTCCTATGTGAGTGATATTCAAGTACCGAGCCCCGTTTTATGGGAGCCTGACAGTCCTTATTTGTACACACTGGTCACTCGGCTAAAGAGCCAAAACGATGTTCTGGATGAAGTGAAGACCCAAATAGGGATTCGTGAAGTAGAATGGACCTCAAAAGAAGGTTTTTTCCTCAATGGGCAACAGACCAAATTAAGAGGGGTATGTGAGCATTGGGAAGGTGGACCGGTAGGCGGCGCATGGACCAAGCCATTGATGCGTTGGAAGCTGGGGCTATTGAAGGAAATGGGAGTCAACGCCATCAGGACTGCGCATAATCCGTATCCTCCATTCTTTTATGATCTATGTGATGAAATGGGCCTAATGGTGATGGACGAGGTGTTTGATGGATGGAAGAAGAAGGCTCCTTTTGACTATGGTAGTCAGGATTTTGTAGAATGGTGGGAGAGGGACTTGACCGAATGGATAAAGCGGGACAGAAACCACCCTTCTGTGATCATATGGAGTGTGGGAAATGAGACCAATGGGCCAGTGGGAGCCGATATAGTAGCCCAATGCCATGCACTGGACAGTACGCGCTTAGTGACATCAGGACATTCTGGATCCCAGTTTATGGATGTACATGGCGTAAATGGCCATAGTGAAAAAATGAGCTTTTATGACGAAGACCATCCTGACAAAGCCTTCATCGCAACAGAGGCTCCTCATACTTGGCAGACCCGCGGGTATTATAGGACACAGTCATGGTTTAGGGATGGATATCCAAACGATAGACAAACGCCCTTTCCATTGCCCGATCTTACCGAAGAGGAGATTTTCCATTATGAATGGGCCGCCCCAAGCCAATGGGCCAACCATAAACAGCATTTTAATTCATCCTATGACAATGCTACAGTTCGGATCTCCGCCCGCAAAAACTGGGAGCTGATGAGAGACCTGCCTTGGTACAGTGGCCATTTTAGATGGACTGGATTTGATTATTATGGTGAGGCAGGTTATGTGCATGGGGGATGGCCCTTTAGGCTTTTTATGAGTGGGGCCTTGGATGTAGCGGGGTTTAAGAAAGATCTCTTTTACTTTTACCAAAGCCAATGGACCGAGGAACCCATGGTGCATATCTTCCCACATTGGACACATCCAACAATGACTGAAGGAACAAAAATTCCAGTTTGGGTATATTCAAATGCAGATGAAGTGGAGCTATTCCTAAATGGCCAGTCCCTGGGGAAAGATAAACCAGGGAGCCAATGGGATGAGATGCAATGTGAGTGGATGGTTCCGTACGCTTCGGGGAGACTCACCGCAAAAGCCTATATCGATGGACAAGTGGTAGCCCAGCAAGAATACCATACCGCTGGTGCCCCCGTACTGATCGCTGTAGAGGTCGAGGATAACTACCTCGATGCTGCAAAGGACCGTACGGCCATTGTCACTGCGCTGATCCAAGATGAAGAAGGAGCCTTTTATCCCTATGGTGAAAACACCCTGTATTATCACCTCGGTGGAGATGCCCGTTTGCTTTCTTTGGAAAATGGAGATCCCGTCGACACCACCAAAACCTATGATGTCGCAAGTAAAAAGGCATTTATGGGGCTTTCCAATGCCTTTTGGGCCTGGGAAGATGGAGATGGCAGTGGGCAAGAGCTGACTATTGGAGCCATTTTGGGTGAAAAACAGTTGTTGACTTCAGCAGAAGCGGCCATCGATGTGAAGACCATATCTCTAGATGGCAATGCTGTGGACAAGGACTTACGTGTTTTTTATACCACAGACGGGACATCCCCTGATACTGGTAGTATGAAGTACACCCAGCCATTTAAGGTGTCCTTAGGGATGACCGTTAAGGCGATCGTTGTGGAGGGTAACACGACCATTTTAGAAATGGAAGAAACGTTTGGCCAAGACTTGGGTCTATATTGGGGAGATGGCAAGGAAGCGGATAATGAAGCCCTCCAAGGAATGCCTGCAGTGGATGCTGAATATACTGGTGCAGTACCCAGAAATGCAGCAGGGAACGCATATTTGGATTTTAGAGGTAAGGAAGGCACCGTTACTTGGTATCAGGAGAATGATGGTAGTGCCGGAATGTTTGATTTTGAATTCTATTATGCCTCAGGCGATAAAAACTCCAATCGCCCCATGGACCTGTATATCAATGGCCAAAAGGTCACCACCATGATTTTTAAAAATTCGGGCAGCTGGAACAGCGGATGGAAGAAGATCCAAAAAGCCTATCCACTGAAGGCTGGAGCCAATGAAATCGAACTGAGAACCACCGGACAGAGTGGACCAAATATATTAATGCTGGACGTCCGCTAA
- a CDS encoding SusC/RagA family TonB-linked outer membrane protein, whose amino-acid sequence MKKNILHRSRYTSYAKGGYRMGCCFAVMISLVFLTPLLAYGAHEPRSSEAFQAPEINVTGTVYDEFDTPMIGVNILVKGTGNGTITDIDGNFSLTVAEDAVLVIRFIGYKSQEIPLAETNSSDLEITLEPDVANLEEVVVVGFGEQTKQTLVGAVGTVKGEDLQRVGSVNTVSEALQGAMPGLTAVNSGGKPGSDAAELFIRGRSSWNGDSQSPFTLVDGVERDINNLDPNEIESISILKDASATAVYGVRGANGVILITTKRGRAGKPTFNFTANMGVKEPTAKATNADYLTAMEMFNEAATNDNNWDQLIPESTMNAWRENWDQRGPYNPYFPDVDWYDELLGLGYQQNYNLNARGGTEFVKYFVSLGYRNDGDIFQTEEQPEYDPTFGVKRYNWRSNFDFTLTPSTELSVNFSGNYRTRSQPGYRIDGGGEDGFGQPQFFNNIYQAPNNVFPIQYPDGFYGDSPSGDHNIIMKANEGGQRTYNYYQGFYDAELKQDLDFITKGLKAKASVSYTSYSNYERYILRQGVGNVNMNVIRYYRQYDYANPITEGGETTYPLILEQRFPEANAQPGPVTSNLPSLFGYNRRLNYRFQMDYKRKFGDHTFSGSALMWRQIDTGRNGYPSKREEWVARANYYYKDRYLLEVNTTYSGSEKFAPGLRFGLFPSFATGWVISEEPWAKSLAGTWLDFLKVNYSYGIVGSDGGPRFQYAQTYNSGGNIRLGYDNITYYGPRYTEGTPANPNSTWETSTMQNLSFDLDILERLNVSVDFFKEDREGILMQRRTQPSWYGTSDVATGNIGASKNRGYEVEIGWKDNIGQDFKYYVNLNTSYAENRIVYRDDPRLMPDYLQEAGKPIGWQSRLVVGDYYQSLDDIYNGPTTANGADQGSLIAGDLMFVDYNGDGVTDSNDQVAMENVQYPWRTYGLNLGFTYKNFGMNALFYGVTDVGYNFPSLMYWDFNSGFVKAQPDVVSRWTPDNPEGADKPALHLSNNHNSSGSTLLYTDGSYIRLKNIEVNYRLSQAFVKRLGLKSFQVYANGNNLVTWTKLDKRIDPETTGTTTYPVVRRYNLGVRVSF is encoded by the coding sequence ATGAAAAAAAATATACTCCACCGTAGTAGGTATACCTCATATGCAAAGGGAGGTTACCGAATGGGATGTTGTTTTGCAGTGATGATCTCACTGGTGTTTCTCACGCCGCTATTGGCGTATGGAGCGCATGAGCCAAGATCATCGGAAGCATTTCAGGCCCCAGAGATCAATGTAACTGGGACTGTTTATGACGAGTTTGATACGCCGATGATCGGGGTAAACATCCTCGTAAAAGGCACCGGTAACGGCACTATTACCGATATTGATGGGAATTTTTCCCTTACTGTAGCAGAAGATGCCGTATTAGTAATTCGATTCATTGGCTATAAGTCCCAAGAAATCCCCTTGGCAGAGACCAACAGCAGTGATCTTGAAATCACCTTGGAGCCTGATGTTGCCAACTTGGAAGAAGTGGTGGTAGTAGGCTTTGGTGAGCAGACCAAACAAACACTCGTAGGTGCCGTCGGAACCGTTAAGGGAGAAGACCTTCAGCGGGTTGGTTCGGTGAACACCGTTTCGGAGGCTCTACAGGGAGCGATGCCCGGACTTACTGCGGTGAACAGCGGTGGCAAACCGGGATCTGATGCAGCAGAACTGTTCATTAGAGGTCGTTCTTCTTGGAATGGAGATTCGCAGTCTCCTTTTACCTTGGTAGATGGGGTAGAGCGGGATATCAATAACCTTGATCCCAATGAAATCGAATCGATTTCTATTCTAAAAGATGCCTCCGCCACCGCCGTTTATGGTGTCAGAGGTGCCAATGGTGTGATCCTGATCACGACCAAGCGGGGACGTGCAGGAAAGCCTACATTTAATTTTACAGCCAATATGGGTGTAAAAGAACCAACGGCAAAGGCGACCAATGCGGATTACCTGACAGCGATGGAAATGTTTAACGAGGCGGCTACCAACGACAATAACTGGGATCAGCTTATCCCTGAATCTACGATGAATGCCTGGAGGGAAAACTGGGACCAAAGAGGCCCTTATAATCCTTATTTTCCTGATGTTGACTGGTATGACGAACTATTGGGACTGGGATACCAGCAAAACTATAACCTGAATGCCAGGGGAGGTACCGAGTTTGTGAAGTATTTCGTGTCATTGGGGTATAGAAATGATGGTGATATCTTCCAGACCGAAGAACAACCTGAATATGATCCTACATTTGGAGTAAAACGATATAATTGGCGGTCTAATTTTGACTTTACACTGACGCCAAGTACGGAGTTGAGTGTGAACTTTTCCGGTAACTACCGTACACGTTCACAGCCTGGTTATCGGATAGATGGCGGAGGAGAGGATGGTTTTGGACAGCCGCAATTTTTCAACAATATCTACCAAGCTCCAAACAATGTTTTTCCTATCCAATACCCCGACGGGTTTTATGGGGACTCGCCTTCCGGTGATCATAATATCATCATGAAAGCCAATGAAGGTGGACAAAGAACCTATAATTATTATCAGGGATTCTATGATGCCGAGCTGAAGCAAGACTTGGATTTTATCACCAAAGGCCTTAAAGCAAAAGCAAGTGTGAGTTATACTTCCTACTCCAATTATGAGCGGTATATTCTAAGACAAGGGGTAGGCAATGTAAACATGAACGTGATACGTTATTACCGCCAGTATGATTATGCCAATCCCATTACCGAAGGAGGAGAAACCACGTATCCACTGATCTTGGAGCAACGATTCCCAGAGGCAAATGCCCAGCCCGGGCCGGTTACTTCTAACCTCCCCTCATTATTTGGCTATAACAGAAGGCTGAACTATCGCTTCCAGATGGATTATAAAAGGAAATTTGGCGATCATACCTTCAGCGGATCCGCCTTGATGTGGAGACAAATAGACACAGGAAGAAATGGATATCCCAGCAAAAGGGAAGAATGGGTGGCCAGGGCCAACTATTATTACAAAGACCGTTATTTGCTCGAAGTGAATACGACTTATTCAGGTTCAGAGAAGTTTGCACCGGGACTTCGTTTTGGTCTGTTCCCGTCCTTTGCTACGGGCTGGGTGATTTCAGAAGAGCCTTGGGCAAAATCCCTCGCAGGCACTTGGTTGGACTTTTTGAAAGTGAACTACTCTTATGGTATCGTGGGCAGTGATGGAGGTCCTCGTTTCCAGTATGCCCAGACCTATAACTCCGGGGGAAATATCCGATTAGGCTATGACAATATCACCTACTACGGACCAAGGTATACAGAAGGTACACCTGCCAACCCAAATTCCACTTGGGAAACCAGTACCATGCAGAACTTGTCCTTTGATTTGGATATTCTCGAAAGGCTGAATGTATCGGTGGACTTCTTTAAAGAAGACAGGGAAGGCATCCTGATGCAAAGAAGAACCCAACCTTCTTGGTACGGTACCTCAGACGTGGCTACTGGAAACATCGGCGCCAGTAAAAACAGAGGATATGAAGTAGAGATAGGCTGGAAGGACAATATTGGACAGGACTTCAAGTATTATGTAAACCTCAATACCTCATATGCTGAAAACAGGATCGTCTATAGAGATGACCCCCGGTTAATGCCTGACTATTTACAAGAGGCAGGCAAGCCGATTGGCTGGCAATCGAGACTTGTGGTAGGGGATTATTACCAAAGCCTCGACGATATCTACAATGGTCCCACGACCGCTAATGGTGCCGATCAAGGTAGTCTTATTGCTGGTGACCTGATGTTTGTCGACTACAATGGAGACGGAGTGACGGACTCCAACGATCAGGTGGCCATGGAAAATGTGCAGTATCCTTGGAGGACGTATGGGTTAAACCTCGGGTTTACGTATAAGAATTTTGGTATGAATGCCCTGTTTTATGGAGTAACTGATGTGGGGTATAACTTCCCGTCATTGATGTACTGGGATTTCAACAGTGGATTCGTAAAGGCCCAGCCGGATGTGGTTTCCCGATGGACACCTGACAATCCAGAGGGAGCCGACAAACCAGCCCTTCACTTGTCGAATAACCACAATTCATCAGGAAGTACACTTCTGTACACAGATGGTTCTTATATAAGGTTAAAAAACATTGAGGTCAACTACCGTTTGTCCCAAGCATTCGTGAAGCGGTTGGGATTGAAAAGTTTCCAGGTTTATGCCAACGGAAACAACTTGGTCACTTGGACAAAACTCGATAAGCGGATCGATCCAGAGACCACTGGAACTACTACTTATCCAGTAGTTAGAAGATACAATCTGGGCGTAAGGGTATCATTCTAA
- a CDS encoding RagB/SusD family nutrient uptake outer membrane protein, whose product MQKINKLYIIVLLLGLFSCEEFLDVSPDFGIDEDDVFSEYESTRGYLDNCYDVLYDVHHWRSQNLQRTHISGLSDEGGTLFNGAINTLINTGSWIDKGWAGEIGWTGQTNYDQGSIISNAFFAIRIANKVITNVGQMDNLSQAQHDELLGQAYFFRAWYYFQIIQRWGGMPIFDKAYTPSDDLDLPRVTYSESTEWLIGDLNNAIALLPHKWDDNQVGRITKAAAMSVKSMAALYAASPLMQNDLTSIQYRDYGQEWTERAAAYAHEVIEYVSNGTGGTRFRLMNGEEYKNIFYHEGINVSDESLFYNLDAGRRHQSRGLRCNYLPQRFSGGTGNDATAYSNPTQNIVDMYEVLNGGQAYPVDDPRSGYDPQNPYVNRDPRFYNNIIVPGEEWGVDNGGRPIYQELYVGGTDYNIQTTSNHTRNRQLSGYMCKKFIWPEANRFTSQYGLYRLNNIFIRVSQVYLDYAEAMNEAYGPNSDPNGYGLTAVQAVNMIRNRVGMPDVLTEHTGSKETFRDAIRHERAVELMWENHRWHDLRRWMVAEDVFSRPIQGVRAYPPAGHQSVQDKSTLDFTYEVIELETEQRVFGLRNHWYPVAQSDAQNLFNFQQNPGW is encoded by the coding sequence ATGCAAAAAATTAATAAGCTATATATAATTGTACTGCTGTTGGGATTATTTTCCTGTGAAGAATTCCTGGATGTTTCTCCCGACTTTGGTATAGATGAAGACGATGTATTTTCCGAATACGAGTCTACCCGGGGCTATCTGGACAATTGCTACGACGTACTCTATGATGTACATCACTGGAGGTCTCAAAACCTGCAAAGAACCCATATCAGTGGGCTTTCGGATGAGGGAGGCACCCTCTTCAATGGTGCCATTAATACCCTGATCAATACAGGAAGCTGGATCGATAAAGGATGGGCCGGAGAAATAGGCTGGACAGGACAGACCAATTATGACCAGGGGTCGATTATCTCCAATGCTTTCTTTGCGATCCGAATAGCCAATAAGGTGATTACCAATGTAGGTCAGATGGATAACCTGAGCCAAGCCCAACATGATGAACTCTTGGGTCAGGCATATTTCTTCAGGGCATGGTATTACTTCCAGATCATCCAACGATGGGGAGGGATGCCGATCTTTGACAAAGCGTACACGCCGAGTGATGACCTGGATTTGCCGAGGGTTACCTATTCCGAATCGACAGAATGGTTGATTGGGGACTTGAACAATGCTATTGCGCTGTTGCCGCATAAATGGGACGACAACCAAGTGGGTAGGATCACTAAAGCCGCCGCAATGTCGGTAAAAAGTATGGCAGCACTGTATGCAGCAAGTCCACTGATGCAAAACGACCTGACCAGTATCCAATACCGCGACTATGGCCAAGAGTGGACCGAAAGGGCCGCTGCTTATGCACACGAGGTGATCGAATATGTTAGTAACGGTACAGGAGGAACCCGCTTTCGCTTGATGAACGGGGAAGAATATAAGAACATATTCTACCATGAAGGCATCAATGTCAGTGATGAGTCGCTATTCTATAACCTGGATGCAGGTAGACGGCATCAGAGTAGGGGGCTAAGGTGCAATTATCTTCCCCAACGTTTTTCTGGAGGAACCGGTAATGATGCTACTGCCTATTCTAACCCTACCCAGAATATAGTGGACATGTATGAAGTCCTCAATGGAGGACAAGCCTATCCCGTGGATGATCCCAGGTCCGGATATGATCCCCAAAATCCTTATGTAAACAGGGATCCAAGATTTTATAACAACATCATCGTGCCAGGAGAAGAATGGGGCGTGGACAACGGTGGACGACCGATCTATCAAGAGCTCTATGTAGGTGGTACCGACTATAATATTCAGACTACCAGTAACCATACAAGAAACAGACAGCTGTCCGGTTATATGTGTAAGAAATTTATCTGGCCAGAAGCCAATAGGTTTACCAGTCAATATGGTCTGTATAGACTGAACAATATTTTTATCCGTGTGTCACAGGTTTACCTTGACTATGCTGAAGCCATGAATGAAGCATATGGGCCAAACAGTGATCCCAATGGTTACGGGCTTACAGCTGTACAGGCGGTAAATATGATCAGAAACAGGGTAGGGATGCCTGATGTGCTTACAGAGCACACAGGGTCCAAAGAAACGTTCAGGGATGCTATCAGGCATGAAAGGGCCGTAGAACTGATGTGGGAAAATCACAGGTGGCATGACCTAAGGAGATGGATGGTGGCAGAGGATGTCTTCTCCAGACCTATACAAGGAGTACGAGCTTATCCACCAGCTGGTCATCAAAGTGTACAGGACAAAAGTACCCTGGACTTTACCTATGAGGTAATAGAGCTGGAAACAGAGCAACGGGTATTTGGTCTGCGCAATCACTGGTACCCTGTGGCCCAGTCGGATGCACAGAATCTCTTTAACTTCCAGCAGAACCCAGGCTGGTAA
- a CDS encoding SusC/RagA family TonB-linked outer membrane protein, translating to MIIYRLKIASLVLALFSLSIVAFGQNKKNVAEMDIQSRIVDNNGEPIKNAQITLGEGLLQTFTDSNGEFSLKAPADGKLLVTAPGYEDVVVSLGEGSIGEQLILLKALAYASENDLVRLPTSINTNQRELVGAIGKVSGEVLEKQPSLVFHNVLQGRVAGLTVRNNANGLGNNLASLYVRGLAREGDNSALTIVDGIERPIEYLNPEEVESVQVLKDATSKILYGPRAANGVVMITTKRGRANTRVIKASAQYGVRMNTRMPEYLNSYQYANLYNEARANDGLSPFYSEQDLQGYLNSSGENDLRYPDADYLDYFVRSTSPFRKANIEYSGGTEDTRYALILGYVGSEGVEKIGETATQDRLNIRGNLDVQVTPALRAFIDGNGIIESRSWGKLHQNQVFDDIKTHRPNEYPFVINDPNFQGETTEVGVEKIPPLGGSYLRPQSLYGDMVYGGFQEYQFFYGQTNFGLELDMGAITPGLSGKTVLTFDSYQYHSANQINNPIRYERSYVTGPSGADSIAYVQLNNRTISGNRSESGNNMSRNIGWMSNIDYDRRFDKHGVKANLSHFYYFSDHTNNRQNTANTNSFLRTAYSYDDRLYVEATGAVMGSNRFAEGNRYKFFPAVGASWILSEESFMNTTPWVNFMKVKSSFGVIGYDRGTSYYLYDTRYSDNGNVSFGERNQNGVPRTGFNNYGNPDLKWETSREFNIGVEGLMLNNSLHVEANYFNELRSNIIVDNPTSVYSSLSGSLNKPLNLGEVANQGVEASISWLNNTQDLSYRIGANILYVKNKIKSTDQVDYPEEYLQKTGQSVDAISGMVDNGLFREEAALGNAPFQAFGPYGVGNIAYQDQNGDDIIDERDQRFIGNSFPRTTLGIDLDITYKGFGLYVLGTSELGVDKMLNNSYYRNDGEEKYSAYTLDRFHPVNNPNGQVPALTTYQATNDFRNSTFWMEDASFFRLKNVELSYSISNGAWVVKNVKFYARGTNLFVISKIKDLDPEVPNAGVDNYPIFRTITGGVSVSF from the coding sequence ATGATAATTTATAGATTGAAAATTGCATCATTGGTTCTTGCGCTTTTTAGTTTGTCCATAGTGGCTTTTGGACAGAACAAAAAGAATGTGGCCGAAATGGACATTCAGTCGCGCATAGTGGACAACAACGGAGAACCAATTAAGAATGCGCAAATCACACTTGGTGAAGGACTATTGCAGACCTTTACCGATAGCAACGGGGAATTTTCCCTAAAGGCTCCCGCTGATGGGAAGCTATTGGTGACTGCTCCTGGTTATGAAGACGTAGTCGTCTCTCTTGGCGAAGGCAGTATCGGAGAACAGTTGATCTTATTAAAAGCCTTGGCTTATGCCTCCGAAAACGACCTTGTCCGATTACCGACTTCTATCAATACCAATCAACGCGAGCTCGTTGGCGCTATTGGGAAAGTTTCCGGAGAGGTATTGGAAAAGCAGCCTTCGCTCGTATTCCATAATGTGCTCCAAGGCAGAGTAGCGGGCCTTACTGTAAGGAATAACGCCAATGGATTGGGAAATAACCTTGCCAGCCTTTATGTGAGAGGATTGGCCAGAGAGGGAGACAATTCCGCGTTGACCATTGTAGATGGTATAGAGCGGCCGATTGAGTACCTGAATCCTGAAGAAGTGGAAAGCGTTCAGGTCTTAAAGGATGCCACCAGCAAAATCCTGTACGGTCCCCGTGCGGCAAATGGCGTGGTAATGATTACAACCAAAAGAGGCCGGGCAAACACACGTGTCATCAAAGCTTCTGCACAATATGGCGTACGGATGAACACCAGGATGCCTGAATACCTGAACAGTTACCAGTATGCCAACCTTTACAATGAGGCACGTGCAAATGATGGTTTGTCACCGTTTTATTCTGAACAGGATCTCCAAGGTTACCTCAATTCTTCCGGAGAAAATGACCTAAGGTATCCAGACGCTGACTATTTGGATTATTTTGTCCGGTCTACTTCACCATTTAGAAAGGCCAATATTGAGTATTCCGGTGGTACAGAAGATACAAGGTATGCACTGATATTGGGCTATGTGGGCTCGGAAGGTGTAGAAAAGATAGGTGAAACAGCTACTCAGGACCGTCTTAACATCAGGGGCAATTTGGATGTACAGGTTACTCCTGCCTTGCGGGCATTTATCGATGGTAACGGAATCATCGAAAGTAGAAGCTGGGGCAAGCTGCACCAGAATCAAGTGTTTGACGATATCAAAACGCATCGGCCCAATGAGTATCCCTTTGTGATCAATGACCCTAACTTTCAAGGAGAGACCACTGAGGTAGGGGTAGAGAAGATACCACCACTGGGAGGAAGCTACCTACGGCCCCAAAGTCTCTATGGTGACATGGTGTATGGAGGATTTCAGGAGTACCAGTTTTTCTATGGCCAGACCAATTTTGGGCTGGAACTGGACATGGGTGCCATTACCCCTGGCCTGTCTGGCAAAACAGTATTGACTTTTGATAGCTACCAATACCATAGTGCCAACCAGATCAATAATCCCATTCGGTATGAAAGAAGCTATGTCACAGGGCCATCTGGAGCGGACAGCATTGCTTATGTCCAGTTGAACAATAGGACAATCTCGGGCAATAGAAGTGAAAGTGGTAATAATATGAGCCGAAATATTGGTTGGATGTCAAATATCGATTACGATAGACGGTTTGACAAACATGGAGTGAAGGCAAATCTTTCTCATTTCTATTACTTCAGTGATCACACTAACAACCGTCAAAATACAGCCAATACCAATAGTTTCTTGCGTACTGCCTATAGCTATGATGATAGGTTATATGTAGAAGCTACTGGAGCTGTCATGGGAAGCAATCGTTTTGCCGAAGGCAATAGGTATAAATTCTTCCCTGCGGTGGGGGCATCATGGATCCTTTCGGAGGAATCTTTTATGAATACCACCCCTTGGGTCAATTTCATGAAGGTGAAGTCCAGCTTTGGGGTTATTGGATATGACAGGGGCACTAGTTATTACCTGTACGATACTCGATACTCCGACAACGGGAATGTTTCCTTTGGTGAAAGAAACCAAAATGGAGTTCCACGAACAGGTTTTAATAATTATGGAAATCCTGATTTGAAATGGGAGACCTCTAGGGAATTTAATATTGGCGTAGAAGGATTGATGCTAAATAACAGCCTACACGTAGAGGCCAATTACTTTAATGAACTGCGCTCCAATATCATTGTCGACAACCCTACTTCCGTATATTCTTCCTTGAGTGGTTCGCTAAACAAGCCGTTGAACTTGGGCGAAGTCGCTAATCAAGGGGTGGAGGCCAGCATAAGCTGGTTAAATAATACACAAGACCTTAGCTACCGAATCGGTGCGAATATCCTGTACGTCAAAAACAAGATCAAAAGTACCGATCAAGTGGATTACCCAGAAGAATATCTTCAGAAGACGGGTCAGTCAGTAGACGCTATATCCGGTATGGTGGACAATGGTCTCTTCCGGGAGGAGGCTGCTCTCGGGAATGCGCCTTTTCAGGCTTTCGGTCCTTATGGCGTAGGGAATATTGCCTATCAGGATCAAAACGGTGATGATATTATCGATGAGCGTGATCAACGGTTCATTGGTAATTCTTTTCCAAGAACTACCTTGGGGATCGACCTTGACATTACCTATAAAGGCTTTGGGCTTTATGTATTGGGCACCTCCGAGCTGGGAGTGGACAAGATGCTGAACAATAGCTATTACCGGAATGACGGGGAAGAGAAGTATTCAGCCTATACATTGGATCGTTTTCACCCGGTGAACAATCCCAATGGCCAAGTACCTGCCTTGACTACCTATCAGGCTACCAATGACTTTAGGAATTCGACTTTCTGGATGGAAGATGCTTCATTCTTCAGGTTGAAGAACGTTGAGTTAAGCTATAGTATTTCGAATGGAGCTTGGGTAGTGAAAAATGTAAAATTCTATGCGAGAGGAACCAACTTGTTTGTGATTTCCAAAATCAAAGACCTGGATCCCGAGGTACCTAATGCAGGAGTGGACAATTACCCTATTTTCAGGACCATTACTGGTGGTGTATCTGTTAGTTTCTAA